GTGTACGTGACGTCCCGCCTTGTGGGTGACTTGTTATCCGTTATCATTTCACCGACTTTAATGTAACGTTTGACATAGGTCTAAAAGAAAAAAGTTGTGTAAATTGATctgttaatttaaattaaatgaaaaactaTTAGCGCCATAAaagaaagtaggtatattttattagaGAAGAGTCATTTGCCATGCCTACGCATTTGCAGCAGACGCTTTAACATGTGGACACCATTTGATATCGTATCTAATAAAAACTTGTACGCAACGAAGTAAGTGTGGttaaaactggcagcaaaactGTGTCACCATACATAAAGAAATAAGGAtactttaatttatatttttataacatacCAATGGTCTCTACAGGTAAAAGcgtcaataagtaggtacaacacTCTCCCTTACAATAAACATCTTCTCCGCAGCCATCTGATTCCGATAACGAATCCGTTTGGGAGACTTCGGACGTGACATTGGAGCGAGGCGCCGGCGGACTCGGGCTGAGCATCGCGGGCGGGGAAACCGGTGGGGACGTCAGCGTCACACGGATAGCCGAGCACGGGGCGGCCAGGAAGGATGGCCGGTTGCAAATTGGTGATGTGTTGTTACAGGTTTGTTTATTAAGATTATTTTTCTACACACTTGCTCGTAACGTGGAACCTATTTCAACCGCTTGCTCATAACCTAACGCGTGCTCTTTAAGATATTATCGCACTTGTGTAATGTATGATAATCCGATCGAGTTAGGATTGTAGCTAATAAttgctaataataataagtatggAGACCCTTCTTAAATTGGTAGTGTAGAATTTACAAGGGCGCCGGGGCCCCGCCGGGCCGGGCCGCCAGCGGCAGGGTCGAACCGCCGGCAGGCAGTACGAGTATGATAGATTTTTGACTTTTACTAACTGTAAATTTCGTTTTTGTTCGCAAGTGTGTTGAAAAACGTCTGCATTATCGGCGTTCTTATTGCGCGCTTGCTTTAATTATCTACGCACCATACATATCCTAAACCCCAAATAACGACCTTGCATAAAAGTAAGCTGTTTTGTTAGATACAAGAAATTTCTCAGCTGTGACTTAGTACAAGTTTGTCAAGCGAgtttataataagtatattaGGATTACGAGCCTAAAAGCGGTTCAATAAGTTCCACATTTCGAGCAAGTGTgttgaaaaataattatattattaaatgcgTCTTTCTTTAACATCCATGTCCTAGCATGCGTATTTAAACGTTgattaaaatataactaaatgacatatcATTAATACAAAGGTAAAGAAGCGAAACGaaaagttaaacaacgttgttAAAGCATCGGCCCAAAAATATTGGAAAACAAAGGATTGCTTATTTATGAAACCGTACCCACAAATTAATCCTGTGAAATTTTAAAAGGTATTTATGTAGCGCGCTAActtaatatacatttaatatataggtatatgccAGCGaacttaataaatataattatttgataATAAACGGTATAATTACGTATGATTAATAACGTAAGTACGTATTTGCATCTACAATCCCacactaattaattatttatttgaaatcttttgcttgctcggatATCAATATTTATTAGCACGGGGGGTTTAAAGcaataagtttgtaatttttaatcAGATTTTAAATgagttttgttaaaatgtgttaTAACATACCCATTACCCATTTTTATAAAGCATACTGATTTACAACTTTCAACAAGGAAATGATTTGATCTTGATGAGGGTGAAAGCTGGTAGCGATTAGGGCTACACATGAAATAACGTCACACAGTTCTAAACGTAACATTTGCCATTACAGTACTCTACAAAGTGAAATTCGACACGTGATCAGATATTTATAAGGAACTAGATAAAGTTGTAGGTAAAATTATTCAGTTAATTGATATAAATTGTTTAATATAGGTAAGTTATAAAAGTTACCTATATTAAACAATTTGTTTCATGTAATTACGATTACATTGCAaacgtaatataatatatttatgtagtagagcgttattagaattgttcattgcaaaaagaaatcggtttattttttttgttagcctggtttagcGTCCCACTGCTGAGGAAAGGCCTTCCCTCCTTTCCTTCACTCAACCCTCTAGTTTGTACTTTCCCGCCAATCCGaataaaatgcgtccaagtcgtcccgccatctccttttcggtctgcctgaacggcctgcaccatcgatggtgttccgtgggtcccactcggtAACCATGATATCAAATATTTGCAAGAGTTGGTGTATAAAACttatcattttataaaaatatataaaacatagGTCTTTAAACATATGGAAAATTATCGTCTATGTATTATAGGTATAAGAATCGGTATCAGGTTCTGTACTAGATTCAGACAATCCATAGATTATTGCTTACGTGAAAAATCTAAGACTTGTTTATGTTTTGTCAATTCGAAAAGAACCGGCAAGGTTGCTGATCCACTTTGTTTCTCTCTCACCAAAGTCTAGTCACGTATGTTGCGACCGCAATGCTGTGACCCAATTTGCATGAAATTCttttcaaatacctacctactcttaaCTTGATTAAACTTAGGTTTCGTGCAATCTTCAGTAACTACCCATATTGGCATCTTGCATATTTGTGCTGCACAGCGTTGAAATTCATTGGGGATATGTGAAATAATAAATACGTTGATTCCATGAGGTATTTATTACTTtcaaataatatgaaaattaaGAAATTAGTTTACAGTATAGTTTATTAAGTTTTGAAATTAATACAAGATTTACTGAATATTAATATTgacaaataaaatcaatttgaAGAGAAAGCTTTATACATTTGTGCCAAAGTTAACGCTGTACGTAATCATTTACCCTACCATGAGACTTGCACacaaccaataaaaaaaaacgggttgcactccgggagtgccgacagaagtgaaaacgcAATGACTAGtgattgaggttaacgccatctagcattagcgttaattacttgaaacccctaagcacatcactattagtactcgagttatattaataccagtcagagcgaaactcactagatgtcatttaaatcaataaagaaaaactcaatgacatacaTGTAACAggttttcatgtaatgtcattgagcttTTCTTTAtggatttaaatgccatctaaatgagtggccatttaaatcttacggtcacgtgatcgtcttacgctgtctcgagtttaacattttttccccacctcaaaaagtgcacagcgccgctaaagaagttttcacttgaaAAATATATACTCACGTCTATTTAGATACATTTACAAACGGACATCCTGCAGGCGAATGcgaaataataaatacaatatcaaGTAAAGTGGCAATATAAGACAATGCCTTCCTCCCGAGTAAACATATAAGAGTTAATAACTTTGTTGTTGGACGAAGGACAAACATGGTCGTGAGAAGGTGAATCGAAGTGTAACAATTGGTTGAGCAAGGTCGCATATTGATATTTGCTTAACTTTTTTTACGGGAAGTGGAGCTTACTGCGATGTATACGAGTACGAGGAAAATAATGGTCTTAGAGCAGGCCACGGAATAAGGAACATTATTTGCAGAGCAACCATAACTCTCTCTAATTAGTAAGGACTATCGTTACctattactttttttaaatacttactgGTTCTTAATTGACAGCTTTTCTGCGTGCGTGCTATTGTGCGCTCGGGGATGGTATCCGCCACGTTTATCCCTAGCTTCTAGATAATATATGGATAATAAGAGAGATACGAGTATCTTAAATGgactctgcgctgttggctttggcCCCACGCATATTACTTATATCTTCCAAATGTcatggtcccgagatatggtAGGGCATACAAACAACAtacaatatgttatttgctCTTATTGTGTCATATCCATATTACAGCCATACAAACTAGAATCGTCCGCAATATTGAACTTAAGGGTGGCAGCTAGGAAAATGAAATCAGAAACTTTCGACATGTCTAACTTTTTTATCGCCTAGTTAAAAACTCGTAGTTACGAAGCATGGTCTGCaaacttttctttttattaGGTGAATTATGATAGTTATTAAATTTGATATCCattgtaatattataaattcttCTCTTTTTTATGTGATTTTGAACTATGAAACTATTCAAACTATCATCGCAAACTGCATGTTTCAAAGATCTCAGCTACAACGAACTTTATACTTTTGGAAAGCTTATAAAGTTTCTCTACAGATAAATGTGAcacgttttaaaatttaacattgtATTTCTAAAGAATTATTACAGCTAGACACAATGGACTTTGAGACAAATACAGAATACACTTTATGTTTAATTCAAAGTTATTATTATGCATTGTGAACAATAAGAGAAAAGCCCTTTAAATGCATTATTTCTGCAGATTTGTGTTAAAGAGACAGACGAATTAGATTTATTCTAAAAGAGtccttttatattcattttaagtAAACCGTAAAGCTAGCTAGCGGAATGAAAAAGCTGGACAGAAACCCTCATTTAGTTGCAAATTTTGTGCACAAAATCTTCATTTATAAGTTTTTGGTATGAATCCGCTTAATTTTTCGCTTATGTTGCAGGTTAATGACGTTTCGGTGGAAAATGCCCCTCATTCTGTAGCCGTTAACGCTCTACAAAAGGCAGGAAATGTTGTAAGATTAGTAAGTGGACACTTTCATGTTGTATTTTGAGTTTCTTATTTAACCTCTTTAATCTTATATCTCAGTACATTAGTCTGGTGctacattacgtaactacgtcgaaaatttaaagggccgatttcggggttggtcccatagtaaaagttgttcagcttcagtatgacctacatgtTCAACCGTCAGAGTTTGGCCAAAGATAACAAAAGCACCCTGTATGTcaatgtcaatttccttgataaattgcGTTGCCGTCGTTGCACCATTGCTTGTCGCGATTAAAACGTTCAATACCTACGTTActgattaaatatattaaattgacAATTTAAGGTgatagtccatttccaaccgcagctgcactactgttcattttactatggaaattgacagtaacagcgacgcgtgcagtaccagtagtgcagctgcggtcagaaatggaatgttaccctaaggaaATCGCCTGTTTCCCGCTGCTGCAGTCGCAATTATAATGTAACCTGTATATAAAAATCTAAACCTACACCGGTACagagaacctcctcctttttgaAATCACAAAAAATTTGTTGCCACAAGTTGACATGCAAACTGCTGTTTGTAAAAGTTTATACATGACCATATTGTTTAATAttgtttacgtcaccctaggcccgtaagtgggattttctccccgctacgcgaggagaaaatctcacttcctggccaaggcaagacgtaaaactttagacaaaccaagggcggtaattcgtaaagccccagatcgcctccaccttcggttcgggccacaaacacctgcgatctggagcattcacgaattcacctccctaggtatgtaatgtactattacacaTCCCACCATTCGCATATATTATATCTTTACATCCCAATCTGTTGTATAAATATGACTTAGATTGCATCTGTTGGTCACCGGGTGTCCCAAACCCTGCAAGTCATGCATAATTTATCGCTCCCAATAGTGTGCAAGCATGTACTAGCAGCCAACCAGGTTCCGATACCGAATAATTTATGAACTAGCACTTTTACTCAGAGCGGGGAGGTCTgaatacaaaactaaaacatcttccaaaaaacctgttaggtacctatagtatttttcaaacaactTGTGTACGGGGACAGATGTCATCGCAATACAATTTTgcattttaagtttataataattttcATCCTCATTTTGCTCTACTTAGATGGCCGTTGTAGCAATTTGTCTCCACTTCATCTGATGGCAACATTCCAAATACACACTTAGATTCCGTTATCTATCAGCGGTTTATGTAGATAGGTAGCTTACTTTATTCTGACATTTACTTATCACCACCAGCGGGTTCGTCGAGCCCGGCGCCCGCGAGTGGTCACACTGTGGCGAGGGGCGCGGGGCTTGGGTCTCGGCATCGCAGGCGGAGCGGACGACGCGGCGGGCGGCGGAGGCGTTTTCGTGTCGCACATCGCGGTCGGCGGCGCGGCGCACCATGACGGCAGACTGAGGCTAGGTGATAAGATATTGGCTGTTAGGGATGAAGATGTAAGTATTTGTAGGTCTTCCGCTAAATTCAGATGGCTGATGAGAAGAACCAGATTTCTTTTCCCAAGATAACTCAACAACAACATGCGCAACAACTTCATCAACCATCTGAGCTAAGAGATGGctttaaataaattgttttgaAGTAACTTTATGATTAACGACTTGCCAAATTTGATTATTCAGCGACGAGTAATGggtgtttttatgtatttaagtaggtatttacatatatcggtgtctgagtacccacaaaatAACAGAAGTTTTCTTGGGCTTTCTGTGGAGCTTAGTCAATATgagtaagaatgtcctataatatttatttgtaaaataatatacatttattattaCAGATTACATAccttaaaacataaaaattagtatttaagaatattttttattgtctagTATAATCTTGTAACAAAATTGTATATAATGAAATTGTCCAGGGTATAGAAACGTCACTAATAGGGGCGACCCACGCGCAAGCTGTGACAGCCCTGCGAAGCACAGGCGAACAGGTGACGCTGGTCGTGCTGCCCGCTGGCTCCTTTCCGCCCGTTGCCAGAACCGCTCCGCTTTATTCTAGTAAGCGcacctttttttaaaattaccttaaattttgtatgtagCAATGAAGCATATGCTAAATTTATAATACACTTAAGAGCAATAGAAATAAATGTAGGCTTTTATTAGCATTCCATACACGCAGCAGGGGGGTGAACGGAACATGGCGTaaatttgaataggtatataatttcaCATAAAATAGCATATTTGCAAAAACGTCGCAGAAATTGGGCAAAATTAGTTTTTTAAAAATCCAACTTGGATTTTTTCACTGTTGTTATTTTCCGtgataaagtatatacataaagcaagttaacatatttagttaaatgtatttatgtttatattatggaatatttacaaaaatttaCTGTTCTTTTGACATATAAGGTTCCCTAAACCTAACCAAGTTCTATCTATAAAACATACCTGAAAGATATAAATGGTTCTGAaacattacatacaaaatataattatgctgCATGTCTACGCAGCTAGACGCTATCTCGAATATGGGGCATAGCACACTGCTTCACACTTCGGAACGACGACGTCCGATGCTGAGATTTTGAACTTTGTACTGTATAATCTCGATTTTTATGCAAAAATCGCACGGTCGCACATTGGCTCCGTCTCTCCATGCGAAGGTGCGAATCGTACGACAATTCGTGCTTTCGTATGAAGACGCGGTGCGCACCGCAGGGTATGCCACACCAAGTTCCATAGTACCGTACGGATTTGTGTACGGAGACGCAATTCGTCCCTTCTCACTTCGGAACGACATGCGACAGCAGTGTGCTATGCCCCTATGCACTGCTTGAAGTTCCGGTATGACCTTGAATAATACGGGTTATCTAAGTGGATAAGAGTGACTGTATTGTATGTCATAATTTGATAAAAGATCATTACACTTATTCGTACTGATCTTGTCAAAGCATATCTACGGAAACGAATATAACTTCAAGCATGTTGAAccttcattttaaaataatgagcATGCAGACACTAACGGAATAAGGAATTTAATCTTCATTTGTCCGCACAGCTAAAACTCAAGCCACGTCGTGTTCCACGCTTCATGAACTTTTGGAAGAGGAGCCGAGTGAAATCCCGAGGTACTAGCCCGCTTTTGTTTCTGAGCACGTTTCATTTCGCCAGAATAGAAGTCATTTGACGTACCTTGACTTGAGGCGTGAAATTGgcgtaaataaaattattcgaCAATCGACGGATGCTGACATAACTTTACACAGTAAAGAGATTTTCAAAGATTTTAGAATTAAAtacatgaaataaattaaatacatattatcatATGAACGACAGATAAGTGTCGATTTATTGGTATGATGAATGTCCTAAACACTTTCCAtggggtctccaaacttttgGACCCGAGGGCGACAACCAGGCCTCTGCTTCTTTTTCGCGGGCCGTAGTTTGGATAAACCCCTACTGATCTATCACATCAATATGAGATTCATAATCATACTAACAAACTGTAGCACGTTCACAAGTCAAGGTACTGAACATAACATTTCTACTGTTGTTTCACTGTACAGTATACGCTAACGTGTTGCCAGTGTTACCACCGTCGCTTGGCACTAAGTCAAAAACTATAAAACGTTAACTGGCAACCCCTTTTTGGCAAGAACGTATCGCGTATGCCTGGTGTTACAACAAACGCGATTAAATTTACAGAAAATGCTTCAGCTAGATATATAAAAGATGATTTGTTGTAATAGGAGGCACTTATGGTATGATTTGTTTTATGCTTTATAAAAGTTGTTCCAAATTGCGAAATAGATAAGATCAAGACCTGACTTCGAAATAGATCTAGTTTTACAACTTAAAATAATCAGCCGAAGTCTCTTAATAAAGATGGGCTGAAAGAAGGCTTTATTAGGAATGATGTAGGTATGtgtattctaaattattatgcGAGCCTAAAATATATAGCAATTCATTAATATAAATCAATGATTGAATATAAATTTTTAGTAAATAAgatgtaaatttaaatatataaataaattaaaaaaaaaataattagatttCCATAAAAAGCCATGCAAACAACAATCCCTTTTTGAAATCgtaataaatttttatttaatacaacaATCGGACTGTTAAGAATGAGTTACGGTCACATTCACATGTCATTTAAGGGTATTTTTTCTGCAGACAAAGAACGTCGCTTGCTGGGTACATGCAAAGCGTTTTATCCTGATTAAAGGAACTTTTGTGCGGGCCAAGAATAAAATACCCGCAATAAAATTCAGTGCAATTTCAAACTCGTGTCAAGTTTGGTCGAGTTTATTAAGAAAGTGGCGCCCATAGGTAGATCAGAACCTTTGTGATTCCTAAACTAATCAGACACGTTATTAAAATCTGgttaaaaaaatagatatttgttcATATAGTTTACTTTTCAAAAAATGGTTATGTAAATTTCGAGTCTTACTTTCAATTATGAAAgtaaaaatacaattattataaaaacaaactttCTGCTCGCGATTAACTCGAAAATAATCTAACAACAGTAATCCATAGCAATATTGACACAGATAAATAATATATAGCTATTTATAACTTTTATGAAAAATTAtgtagatttttttatgttttcaaaGTGATAGCAGAATCTAAGAAATCTACACTTGAATTTGCGCTTCGAATCATGACACATTAAACTAGTCTCGGCGCGGTTGTAGGTAGTTACACACAGGAAAATCTTTATAAACGATCTTTCTTAAAataagatgtaggtacctatctaagcTCTGGCAACTACATTCTACCCAATGTAACTTCTATCAGCAACCAAATATGAATAGTTAATGAATTCAATGTTTCCGGGAGCTATCAAAGTATGATAATATACAGGGATCGGGGTGctaaaattaaagttttaatgGCATACATTTAGTTTGGGCACAATTTCTAAATTtgtacaatgatattatataaccatagataggttatactcatacttgaggagcacaaaaaatacttccatatctatttctgtgcttacgaagaaatctgttatttttgattagttttctcattccatccatctttgtcacactcgttgttaaacataaggtcgtctctttctctttcggtgtgcgggagctcgttagcatgtgcgcatttctcgcttgtccagccgcgactaaaagaaacttgtccaatttgtcacaaggtaagcgcttcaattttggaacgcctataacctattttgagttataaatcattgaattTGAAAGGACGTCTATCGCGCTTTAAGTACAAGTTAATTTGATCGTTGAATTACGTGCTGTGAATGCTTATTTTATATCGTGATAATATGAAGTAAGTAGGGAATTAATTTACGTCACCgtaattatcatcatcattaacttaagagttattctcttgtcggtggagtatcttccagcattccctatcttgcgccagctctttgactttctgatacgacacgacccccACTTTCTCTTTCACTTGGTCTAGAAAGCTGCGTCTGGGTTTTCCTTTACCCCGCTTGCGTCCTATCCGCCCCTCCAGGATAGCTTTAAAGAAGTGGTCGTGTCGTATTAAGTGTCCAATCATTAccgtaattatattttatacaaaaatatacgttaaatattttcaattgcattgcATTTAAAGACAAGAAAAGAGGCACCCGCGTGAACCGCAAGCACTTTAGTGTTGTTTTTCATAAATTATTGCTTTTTGCCCGAACCAGGTGCGTGCGAATGGTCCGACTAGTCCGTTCCGGGTCCCGACTCGGTATGGACATAGTTGGCGGCCTCGGTGGGGAAGCGGACACGGCGAGCGGCGTCGAAGACGATGCTTGCGGGGTCTTCGTTTCTGGAGTGTCGGCGGGCGGGGCAGCGTACGGCATGCTCCATCGAGGCGATAGGATACTGAGCGTTGACGGACGGGACTTGACGCGGGCCACGCATGAACAGGCTGCGGCGGCATTGAAGGTATGTCGCAGTGTTTAACCAATTAAATGTAACCATAGCTTTGGTCGGTCCAGAGCagtatcacgccagctttcgccgacaCCCACGACGAAAAAAGACGATAGAATTTGGaggaaaatttaaataaactaaacacAATTTTGGCATGAAGGGACGTCTTTATCAAGAGGATGGCAACATTGGATTAGCATAACTGAATAACAATAAACCTGAAACTTTTTCTGGCAAAAACAAGGGTCATTTATtctaacaaaaacgtcacttttgacactgacatatctggtccatatcgtatctttagcaaaattTTGACGTATCCCAAAGTTCTAATCAGGCCGGTAGACAAAATTTCATATGACATAAACAGTTACTGTTATCCATAaaatatgtacagtcgacgtcaaaaatatgtttacacttttgcaccttaggTACTCCTTtctaaaaaatgtaaacatatctttgacgccGACTGTACCTTAACTTTTTTAGAAGAATCTAgcaattttaaaacaatatttttaaaaggTAACTACTGTTTTTATATTCAGGCGTTTCAGGTACCTAAGAAATATAAATTAGGCAAATGAGTTACagctaattattattttcttttacgTAGGTATAAGTATATCTTTGACTTTGTGATGCTTATCGGTAACAGAGGTTCAtcgatgttatttttttttcaaacgcaCGTTTTTCTTGGAAAAGCTCTAGATAACTAAATGGGTCATTCTAGATGTTAATCTATTGAGAGAGAAAAGTATGATAGATATTGAATTCGTGTATAAAAATTGTAGTCCCAAATTGTACCtaaatcaaataatataaatttgttGACCAAAATTCATATACTTATTGATAATGATTAATGTAAAAATATAGTAACGCAGGGGTGAATGCCTTATTTTGATACAAATCAGGAGACAATCAAGGACCACTGAGTTACTgtgattaatattatttacagtaGTTCTTTATTGAACAAAGCTATCGGGATTGATAGCATAATTAAGCCTATTTCTCCATCACAGCACAGAAAATAGAAGTAATGGCCAAGTATTCTAAAATATGCATTTTACGAATAAGTGTAAAAAACTTACGTACTTACAACAAAAAGTAGAATGGCCGaaataacataattaataattataaattggtaTAGGTAGATTGGTTGTAACTGGCCCCGAGTAAACACTGACAGCCatatttgaactttaagatacgttaaatattagatatcgaaacgatatggattggatatgtcagtgtcataagtgacgtttttggttgaagaaacctcacttttgacacttgtttgaaaTATGGCTGTGAGTAAGAAAAGGACGTAGATAGAGTAGTGAAGGTAATGTTTTCACAGCAGTATTCCGGCGCAGCGGTATCGATAGCGGCGCAGTACCAGCCGGAGCAGTACGAGCGGCTGCGCGCGCGCATACGCGCGATCAACGCAGCCGCCGCCGCGTCGCCGCACGCGCACCGCCACGCTACCCACGTGCCCGTGCATCCTGATCTACACGCTGTATACCCAAGGTAGGCATGGTTTTGCCTTCAAACGAACATTTTCAGGAGATATATCAGCGATCATATGCGTCGAATACCATAAAATGCATGTACAGTACAGATATTAATTTGgcataaacacagacacataatgttaaaagcggtttagactctcgcgcgagccacgagacgagccgcgagccgagccacgagacgagagtgtaagcggtgggctcgcggctcgtctcgtggctcgcaagctcgtctagctaatataatttaaacactaacggcacggcataaggtatATAACCgtatgacaagccgaacgcgagtgtaagcggtggactcgcgtctcgtggcgcggctcgcggctcgtctcgtggctcgcacgaGAGTCTAACTTGGCTATCAGAATCGCTTTAAACTTGATCATATATTTGTAAATCAAAACAAGCCTATACCATTTAAAGTATTCTTTAAGACATATTGTCTCTGTCTAAGAGTTATCTTTTCGTAGTTAGTTTTATACTTATttgtaatataggtacatacaatagaCATGTACCTAACACAAGACACAGTAACTGACAATCTCTTACTGCTTTCGAACaatgcaataaaataatttatttatttatttagaaatttaaatcagacAACAAAGCCCATAcctattacaaaaataataattacatattataaacttCTAACAAACCAAGTACCGCATAATTAAACATACGAGCTTGGAAATATGATAAAAACGGCATTAAGTAGTAACTTCATATCTACCAGACAGAAAACTTTTCTCATTTATTAACGAACTACATTACGGAAAATCCCATTTCCCATTTCGAAATTACTAACGTGGCTTCAACGCCACACTCAATAGAAAAGCCAGATTATATGATTACATCCTTATGCGGATTCGCTAAATAGCAGCCTCATTCACACACTTGGTATCGATTCGGTACAGCGATTAGAACCCGCTGTATAAAATCAGAATATAATTAGCATAGATATTAAGCTCTCGAGCTCGACACGAGTCAGTACGAGCGCCAAGGATCAGTGCGTGTGACCTCATTCAaaattaagtatatattatacaaaagtttctaatatctatctatctatctaatacctttaaacgagcaattcttgtttatttatttatttatttatatatatatatatatatatatatatatatatttcggggatctcggaaacggctctaacgatttcgatgaaatttgctatttgggggcgaaaaatcgatctagctaggtcttatctctgggaaaacgcgcattttcgagtttttttatgttttccgagcgaagctcggtcacccagatattaattataatatctgggtgaccgattacccccaggttaggaaccactgatgtAGTAAACCAGCTTACATCGGAGTTTCAAATATTGGCGCGAATTTATAGAAACAGTTTCATGTAAGTATTATACTTATCTAAGTTGAACTAGGCTAAATCTAAATTCCAACTAGtctaaggtaataaaataaattaattaaaaat
This portion of the Cydia amplana chromosome 7, ilCydAmpl1.1, whole genome shotgun sequence genome encodes:
- the LOC134649574 gene encoding disks large homolog 2-like isoform X1, whose protein sequence is MTTWMALFGLVWLLRVRGSLCGCAACKRARHEHDTQPGPRTPSPDERAPFDVITLQQYTRDVTVQTDFDDEDDLDKIELQITEESNVGNFEGGREQPTQSPESARRGPGSYQPSDSDNESVWETSDVTLERGAGGLGLSIAGGETGGDVSVTRIAEHGAARKDGRLQIGDVLLQVNDVSVENAPHSVAVNALQKAGNVVRLRVRRARRPRVVTLWRGARGLGLGIAGGADDAAGGGGVFVSHIAVGGAAHHDGRLRLGDKILAVRDEDGIETSLIGATHAQAVTALRSTGEQVTLVVLPAGSFPPVARTAPLYSTKTQATSCSTLHELLEEEPSEIPRCVRMVRLVRSGSRLGMDIVGGLGGEADTASGVEDDACGVFVSGVSAGGAAYGMLHRGDRILSVDGRDLTRATHEQAAAALKQYSGAAVSIAAQYQPEQYERLRARIRAINAAAAASPHAHRHATHVPVHPDLHAVYPR
- the LOC134649574 gene encoding disks large homolog 2-like isoform X2, translated to MTTWMALFGLVWLLRVRGSLCGCAACKRARHEHDTQPGPRTPSPDERAPFDVITLQQYTRDVTVQTDFDDEDDLDKIELQITEESNVGNFEGGREQPTQSPESARRGPGSYQPSDSDNESVWETSDVTLERGAGGLGLSIAGGETGGDVSVTRIAEHGAARKDGRLQIGDVLLQVNDVSVENAPHSVAVNALQKAGNVVRLRVRRARRPRVVTLWRGARGLGLGIAGGADDAAGGGGVFVSHIAVGGAAHHDGRLRLGDKILAVRDEDGIETSLIGATHAQAVTALRSTGEQVTLVVLPAGSFPPVARTAPLYSTKTQATSCSTLHELLEEEPSEIPRCVRMVRLVRSGSRLGMDIVGGLGGEADTASGVEDDACGVFVSGVSAGGAAYGMLHRGDRILSVDGRDLTRATHEQAAAALKYSGAAVSIAAQYQPEQYERLRARIRAINAAAAASPHAHRHATHVPVHPDLHAVYPR
- the LOC134649574 gene encoding disks large homolog 2-like isoform X4; this encodes MTTWMALFGLVWLLRVRGSLCGCAACKRARHEHDTQPGPRTPSPDERAPFDVITLQQYTRDVTVQTDFDDEDDLDKIELQITEESNVGNFEGGREQPTQSPESARRGPGSYQPSDSDNESVWETSDVTLERGAGGLGLSIAGGETGGDVSVTRIAEHGAARKDGRLQIGDVLLQRVRRARRPRVVTLWRGARGLGLGIAGGADDAAGGGGVFVSHIAVGGAAHHDGRLRLGDKILAVRDEDGIETSLIGATHAQAVTALRSTGEQVTLVVLPAGSFPPVARTAPLYSTKTQATSCSTLHELLEEEPSEIPRCVRMVRLVRSGSRLGMDIVGGLGGEADTASGVEDDACGVFVSGVSAGGAAYGMLHRGDRILSVDGRDLTRATHEQAAAALKQYSGAAVSIAAQYQPEQYERLRARIRAINAAAAASPHAHRHATHVPVHPDLHAVYPR
- the LOC134649574 gene encoding disks large homolog 2-like isoform X3; this encodes MTTWMALFGLVWLLRVRGSLCGCAACKRARHEHDTQPGPRTPSPDERAPFDVITLQQYTRDVTVQTDFDDEDDLDKIELQITEESNVGNFEGGREQPTQSPESARRGPGSYQPSDSDNESVWETSDVTLERGAGGLGLSIAGGETGGDVSVTRIAEHGAARKDGRLQIGDVLLQVNDVSVENAPHSVAVNALQKAGNVVRLRVRRARRPRVVTLWRGARGLGLGIAGGADDAAGGGGVFVSHIAVGGAAHHDGRLRLGDKILAVRDEDGIETSLIGATHAQAVTALRSTGEQVTLVVLPAGSFPPVARTAPLYSTKTQATSCSTLHELLEEEPSEIPRCVRMVRLVRSGSRLGMDIVGGLGGEADTASGVEDDACGVFVSGVSAGGAAYGMLHRGDRILSVDGRDLTRATHEQAAAALKYSGAAVSIAAQYQPEQYERLRARIRAINAAAAASPHAHRHATHVPVHPDLHAVYPR